From the genome of Phreatobacter cathodiphilus, one region includes:
- a CDS encoding winged helix-turn-helix transcriptional regulator, with protein MAKARHSRLDCAPGCAVEAAISLIDGKWKAVILHHLQEGPLRFGELRRRAGDVTQRMLTNQLRELEADGLIDRAVFAQVPPRVEYSLSPRGRSLSPIIEALRVWGDANMDLFQRRRAA; from the coding sequence ATGGCCAAGGCTCGCCATTCCCGCCTCGACTGCGCCCCCGGCTGCGCGGTGGAGGCCGCCATCAGCCTGATCGACGGCAAGTGGAAGGCCGTCATTCTGCATCACTTGCAGGAGGGGCCCCTGCGCTTCGGCGAGTTGCGCCGCCGTGCCGGCGACGTCACCCAGCGGATGCTGACCAACCAGTTGCGCGAGCTGGAGGCCGACGGCCTCATCGATCGCGCGGTCTTCGCGCAAGTGCCGCCGCGCGTGGAGTACAGCCTGTCGCCGCGCGGCCGGTCGCTGTCGCCGATCATCGAGGCGCTGCGCGTCTGGGGCGACGCCAACATGGACCTGTTCCAGCGCCGCCGCGCGGCGTGA